A genomic window from Ignavibacteria bacterium includes:
- a CDS encoding single-stranded DNA-binding protein: MADLKMPELNSVIIAGNLTKDPIFRQTTNGTPVVNFSVASNRRYRDSKDEWQEDVCYVGIVAWNKLAESCRDKLKKGNACLVEGELQSRTFKTEKGDSKTIVEIKARRIQFLNKKGPGSGEHHDEPSTFEDDSFEKHLSPEDTALLGDSSAPTS; the protein is encoded by the coding sequence ATGGCTGATTTAAAGATGCCCGAACTAAATTCGGTAATTATTGCAGGGAACCTTACAAAGGACCCAATATTCAGACAGACAACAAACGGCACACCGGTTGTGAACTTTTCAGTTGCATCTAACAGAAGGTACCGCGACAGCAAAGATGAATGGCAGGAGGATGTTTGTTATGTTGGCATTGTTGCATGGAATAAACTTGCGGAAAGCTGCAGAGACAAGCTTAAAAAAGGCAACGCCTGCTTAGTAGAAGGCGAGCTTCAGTCAAGAACATTCAAGACTGAAAAAGGCGACAGTAAAACCATAGTAGAAATAAAGGCGCGCAGGATACAATTCCTGAATAAAAAAGGACCCGGCTCCGGAGAGCATCATGATGAACCATCGACATTTGAAGATGATTCATTTGAAAAGCACTTATCCCCTGAGGATACAGCGCTTCTGGGCGACTCATCTGCGCCAACCAGCTAA
- the rpsF gene encoding 30S ribosomal protein S6, producing MSTKAHKYYETTFIVDSILEDERVDAIVNKYAAFFKKNEGEVIKTEKWGRRKLAYPIKKKPTGSYVSIEFTADPSVIAKLERAYHLDDDILRFLTVSFDKKTLDERNAYLVKKEQIMKEREAAAQQLQQQQQSAEADTVAEAKTTE from the coding sequence ATGAGCACAAAAGCACACAAGTATTACGAAACGACTTTTATAGTTGACTCGATCTTAGAAGACGAAAGAGTTGATGCGATAGTCAACAAATATGCTGCATTCTTCAAAAAAAATGAAGGAGAAGTAATAAAAACAGAGAAATGGGGCAGAAGGAAGCTTGCGTATCCGATAAAAAAGAAACCCACAGGCTCCTATGTATCCATAGAATTCACTGCAGATCCATCCGTAATTGCGAAGCTTGAAAGAGCATACCACCTGGATGATGATATCCTGAGGTTTTTAACGGTTTCTTTCGATAAAAAGACACTTGATGAGCGTAATGCTTACCTGGTTAAAAAAGAGCAGATCATGAAGGAAAGGGAAGCTGCAGCGCAGCAGTTACAGCAGCAGCAGCAGTCAGCCGAAGCAGACACAGTTGCAGAAGCTAAGACCACTGAATAA
- a CDS encoding T9SS type A sorting domain-containing protein, with protein sequence MKKIELLFLAIFVLNIHKDSFSQQGWFPLTSGTNDYLTSIYFTTSLTGYAAGSNNSIIKTTNSGLNWTYQTIQGSYNSIYFVDPNTGYSVGVNSTSTVSLIIKTTNAGITWANHNPGTDKRLYSVYFPNVNTGYVSGQFGLILKTTNSGINWFQQSSGTTTNSLECVYFLNSNTGFIAGGFTNSSILLKTTNGGVNWNPLTTNVNERWLSISFPDTNTGYITGVNGSIIKTINGGVNWIIQNSGTNTHLDGVHFININTGYISGWNGVILKTTNGGENWGSQFSGTIRNLESIYFIDSLTAFTAGQDGTILKTTNGGITLIEQIGNIIFKEFLLFQNYPNPFNPTTNIQFGIPKDANVSIRIYDLLGKEVFSVSEFKQAGSYEMMFDGSNLASGLYFYSIKAETSQRDVYTETKKMVLIK encoded by the coding sequence ATGAAAAAAATAGAATTATTATTTTTAGCAATTTTTGTTTTGAATATTCATAAGGATTCATTTTCACAACAAGGGTGGTTTCCATTAACATCCGGGACAAATGATTATCTTACATCAATCTACTTTACTACCAGCCTAACCGGATATGCTGCAGGATCTAATAACAGTATTATCAAGACTACAAATTCCGGTTTAAATTGGACTTACCAGACAATACAAGGAAGTTATAATTCAATTTATTTTGTTGATCCTAATACCGGTTATTCTGTTGGAGTAAATTCTACATCTACTGTAAGTTTAATTATAAAAACCACAAACGCAGGAATAACCTGGGCAAACCATAATCCGGGAACAGATAAAAGACTTTATTCAGTTTATTTTCCTAATGTGAATACAGGTTATGTTTCCGGTCAATTTGGTCTAATTTTAAAAACTACTAATTCCGGAATTAACTGGTTTCAACAAAGTTCAGGTACAACTACCAATAGTCTTGAATGCGTTTATTTTTTAAATTCCAATACGGGTTTTATAGCCGGAGGATTTACAAATAGTTCAATTCTCCTTAAAACTACTAATGGGGGAGTTAACTGGAATCCACTTACAACTAATGTTAATGAAAGGTGGTTATCGATTTCTTTTCCTGATACAAACACTGGATATATTACAGGAGTAAATGGCTCAATAATAAAAACTATAAATGGTGGCGTCAATTGGATTATTCAAAATTCGGGTACTAATACACACTTAGATGGTGTTCATTTCATAAATATTAACACGGGGTATATTTCGGGTTGGAATGGTGTGATACTTAAAACAACAAATGGAGGGGAGAATTGGGGATCTCAATTTTCAGGTACAATCCGTAATCTTGAATCAATATATTTTATTGATTCTTTAACGGCATTTACTGCTGGTCAGGATGGGACAATTCTGAAAACTACTAATGGAGGAATTACTTTAATAGAACAAATAGGTAATATTATTTTTAAAGAATTTCTTCTATTCCAAAATTACCCTAATCCCTTTAATCCAACTACAAATATTCAGTTTGGAATACCAAAGGATGCAAATGTATCAATAAGGATATATGATCTTCTTGGCAAAGAGGTATTCAGTGTTAGCGAATTTAAACAAGCGGGGAGTTATGAAATGATGTTTGACGGCAGTAATTTAGCGAGCGGGTTGTATTTTTATTCTATCAAAGCTGAAACGTCCCAGCGGGACGTCTATACTGAAACCAAGAAGATGGTTTTGATAAAGTGA
- the uvrA gene encoding excinuclease ABC subunit UvrA: MPRKAIIKPDKPVKKTASKTGKKSTAKPAGTRLQKHDTKQDYIEVKGARVNNLKNISVDIPHNKFVVVTGLSGSGKTSLVFDTIYAEGQRRYIESMSSYARQFLERINKPDVDSITGLAPSMAIEVKTSSRNPRSTVGTSTEIYDYLRLLFARAGKTYSPISGKEVQRDTIEGILKFISTLNDKIRLYILFPIHTHEKKSVKQEIENLIQKGFIRIFDGKSIIDLNQGYDEKKLKLKDIKVVVDRLVLNKTDEEQIQRIAGSLEQAYVEGDGYLFVMTENSNEVEKETHPGAKAPPSRQGGINFSRGEYKITPFNMHMESDGIRFEEPEPLMFSFNNPIGACPKCQGFGETIDIDENLVVPDRNKSIFQNAIHPFSTPKHSKHLSDLIFEGKKNDVRVHVPFKDLTKEEVDKVYKGMGEYIGINKFFRMVEREAAYKIHYRVLLSRYRAYTKCTECEGSRLRKEALYVKVAGKTIKDLVQSSIEELYYFFNDVKLDKMQAEIAGRILEEIRNRLKYLFEVGLGYLTIDRLTSTLSGGESQRINLATSLGSSLVGSIYVLDEPSVGLHPRDNERLIRILKSLRDIGNSVIVVEHDPDMINSSDYIIDIGPKAGELGGEVVFAGDISEIAASKESLTAKYLTGKMKIELPARRRAVNGHVISIRGASENNLKDLNVDIPLGVFVCITGVSGSGKSTLISDILYGAIKKRLEGIYNEKIGQYREITGHQHINAIELVDQTPLGRSPRSNPVTYMKIFDLIRDVYGSLPASKLRGFSAGNFSFNVPGGRCETCEGSGVIKIAMQFMADIYLECDVCKGKRYKSEILEAEYKGKNISDVLQLSITEAIAFFKEFPRITAKLKILDDVGLGYLRLGQSATTLSGGEAQRIKLAFHLSFQTAGEKTLFIFDEPTTGLHLYDISKLLKCFNELIAKGNSVVVVEHNLEVIKCADYIIDIGPDSGNRGGEVVAKGTPEEVAKCKNSFTAGFLKKMLK; this comes from the coding sequence ATGCCCAGGAAAGCCATAATAAAACCAGATAAACCGGTTAAGAAAACTGCTTCAAAAACCGGTAAAAAAAGTACTGCCAAACCGGCAGGCACACGCCTGCAAAAGCACGATACTAAACAGGATTACATAGAAGTTAAAGGCGCGCGTGTTAATAATCTCAAAAACATCAGCGTTGATATTCCCCACAACAAGTTTGTGGTAGTTACCGGCTTAAGCGGCTCAGGTAAAACATCACTTGTCTTCGATACAATTTACGCCGAAGGCCAGCGCAGGTATATTGAAAGCATGTCATCTTACGCCAGGCAGTTCCTTGAGCGTATTAACAAGCCCGATGTTGATTCCATAACGGGACTCGCGCCTTCAATGGCTATCGAAGTAAAAACCTCCTCCCGCAATCCAAGGAGCACTGTCGGCACATCAACAGAAATTTATGATTATCTCAGGCTGCTCTTTGCCAGGGCGGGTAAAACATACAGCCCTATAAGCGGAAAAGAAGTGCAGCGTGATACAATTGAAGGGATATTAAAGTTCATCAGTACCCTTAATGATAAGATCAGGCTTTATATACTTTTCCCCATTCATACCCATGAAAAGAAATCTGTTAAGCAGGAGATCGAGAACCTGATACAAAAAGGGTTCATAAGGATATTTGACGGTAAGAGTATTATTGACCTTAACCAGGGATATGATGAAAAAAAGCTGAAGTTAAAGGATATAAAAGTTGTTGTTGACAGGCTTGTACTGAATAAAACCGATGAAGAACAGATTCAGCGGATAGCCGGCTCACTTGAACAGGCTTACGTTGAAGGTGATGGCTATTTGTTTGTTATGACGGAAAACTCTAATGAAGTAGAAAAAGAAACACACCCCGGCGCTAAAGCGCCACCCTCCCGCCAAGGCGGGATAAACTTCTCAAGAGGGGAATATAAAATCACTCCCTTCAATATGCATATGGAATCCGATGGAATCAGGTTCGAAGAACCTGAGCCGCTGATGTTCTCCTTCAATAATCCGATTGGCGCTTGCCCAAAGTGTCAGGGCTTCGGTGAGACCATTGATATAGATGAGAACCTTGTTGTGCCGGACAGGAACAAATCAATCTTTCAGAATGCTATACACCCTTTTTCAACTCCAAAACACAGCAAACATTTAAGCGATCTTATCTTTGAAGGAAAGAAAAATGATGTGCGTGTTCATGTTCCTTTTAAAGATCTAACCAAAGAAGAAGTTGATAAGGTTTATAAAGGCATGGGTGAGTATATCGGTATAAATAAGTTCTTCAGGATGGTTGAGCGTGAAGCTGCATATAAGATACATTACCGCGTACTGCTGAGCCGCTACCGCGCGTACACAAAGTGCACGGAGTGTGAAGGCTCACGCCTGCGCAAAGAAGCGCTTTATGTTAAAGTTGCAGGCAAAACCATCAAAGACCTGGTTCAAAGCAGCATCGAAGAGCTGTATTACTTCTTTAATGATGTAAAGCTTGATAAAATGCAGGCTGAAATTGCCGGAAGGATACTTGAGGAAATACGGAACAGGCTTAAATACCTGTTCGAAGTAGGGCTTGGTTACCTGACAATTGACAGGCTCACCAGCACACTCTCAGGCGGCGAAAGCCAGCGAATAAATCTCGCAACTTCGCTCGGTTCATCGCTTGTCGGTTCCATTTACGTTTTGGATGAGCCAAGTGTAGGCCTGCACCCTCGCGATAATGAGCGCCTGATAAGGATACTGAAATCACTCCGTGATATCGGTAACTCTGTAATAGTTGTTGAACATGACCCCGATATGATAAACTCAAGTGATTATATAATTGATATTGGACCTAAGGCGGGTGAGCTTGGCGGTGAAGTTGTATTTGCAGGTGATATCAGTGAAATCGCAGCTTCAAAGGAATCACTAACTGCAAAATACCTTACCGGTAAAATGAAAATTGAACTGCCTGCAAGAAGAAGGGCAGTGAACGGGCATGTTATTTCCATAAGGGGTGCATCTGAAAATAATTTAAAAGACCTGAATGTAGATATTCCGTTAGGCGTATTTGTTTGTATTACGGGCGTCAGCGGTTCGGGTAAATCAACCCTGATAAGCGATATACTTTACGGCGCTATAAAAAAACGGCTTGAAGGAATATATAATGAGAAGATTGGACAGTACCGTGAAATCACGGGGCATCAGCATATCAATGCTATTGAGCTTGTTGACCAGACACCGTTAGGCCGCTCACCCCGTTCAAACCCAGTGACCTACATGAAGATCTTCGATCTGATAAGGGATGTTTACGGCAGCTTGCCTGCAAGCAAGCTGCGGGGATTTTCAGCGGGTAACTTCTCATTCAATGTGCCCGGCGGCAGGTGTGAAACCTGCGAAGGCTCAGGTGTAATTAAAATTGCTATGCAGTTCATGGCTGATATTTATCTTGAGTGCGATGTATGCAAAGGCAAACGTTACAAAAGCGAGATACTGGAAGCTGAATATAAAGGCAAGAATATAAGCGACGTGCTGCAGTTAAGCATAACAGAAGCAATCGCATTCTTTAAGGAATTTCCGCGCATCACCGCCAAGCTTAAGATACTTGATGATGTGGGACTTGGCTACCTGCGGCTGGGGCAATCAGCCACAACGCTCTCAGGCGGTGAAGCGCAAAGAATTAAGCTTGCTTTCCACCTCTCATTCCAAACAGCGGGCGAAAAGACCCTCTTCATTTTTGATGAACCAACCACAGGTTTACACCTGTATGATATATCAAAGCTTCTAAAGTGTTTTAATGAGCTTATTGCCAAGGGTAATTCAGTAGTTGTTGTAGAACACAACCTTGAGGTCATTAAGTGTGCTGATTATATTATTGATATCGGACCTGATAGCGGTAACCGCGGCGGCGAGGTTGTTGCAAAAGGTACTCCCGAAGAAGTAGCCAAGTGTAAAAATTCATTTACTGCCGGATTTTTGAAGAAGATGCTGAAGTGA
- a CDS encoding acyltransferase, with amino-acid sequence MKFKVSCAQISPVLGDIEKNIKLHLKYIDKAIAKRSDIVVFPELSLTGYSVKDLNLEMALNPYTSKLLEPLRQRSKKITIVCGGIEEDDNYGIFNSAFYFEAGRLQFTHKKVYPPDYGMFEEIRYFSRGRQADVHDTKFGKLGLLVCEDLWHISLPLLQALKGAKLIIGIAVSPTRLALNSKSKILKNYEINSEQHKAYARLLSLYLVFCNRVGYEDGVNFWGGSEIVDPFGNVDKVAKFFDEDLITSEINMNSVKRARQLARHFLDEDVNFLRNEVNLLHEELNKM; translated from the coding sequence ATGAAATTCAAAGTATCGTGCGCTCAAATATCACCGGTACTGGGTGATATTGAAAAGAACATAAAGCTTCATTTAAAGTATATTGATAAGGCTATTGCCAAAAGATCAGATATAGTTGTATTCCCTGAGCTTTCATTAACGGGATATTCAGTTAAAGATCTGAACTTGGAGATGGCGCTGAATCCATACACAAGCAAGCTGCTTGAGCCGTTAAGGCAGAGATCAAAGAAGATCACAATCGTATGCGGGGGAATTGAAGAGGACGATAATTACGGGATATTCAATTCCGCGTTTTACTTCGAAGCCGGCAGGCTTCAGTTCACACATAAGAAAGTTTACCCGCCTGATTACGGCATGTTCGAAGAAATAAGATACTTCTCCCGCGGCAGGCAGGCTGATGTGCATGATACAAAGTTCGGTAAGCTTGGCTTGCTGGTATGCGAAGACCTCTGGCATATTTCACTGCCGCTGCTTCAGGCATTAAAAGGGGCTAAGCTGATAATCGGTATCGCCGTATCACCAACAAGGCTTGCACTGAACTCAAAAAGCAAGATACTTAAGAATTACGAAATAAATTCAGAGCAGCATAAGGCATATGCAAGACTCCTTTCATTATACCTTGTATTCTGCAACAGGGTTGGATATGAGGACGGCGTGAATTTCTGGGGCGGAAGCGAAATAGTAGATCCATTTGGTAATGTTGATAAGGTAGCGAAATTCTTTGATGAGGATCTGATCACATCAGAAATTAACATGAACTCCGTTAAACGCGCCCGTCAATTGGCCCGGCACTTCCTTGATGAAGACGTAAATTTTTTAAGGAACGAGGTGAATCTGCTGCATGAGGAGCTGAATAAGATGTAG
- a CDS encoding glycosyltransferase family 2 protein, giving the protein MKDISVIIVTWNSADEIVKCINSVIDASGNLNTELIIIDNNSSDNSFELVNKINFPKLNTVKNPENLGYTKAVNQGIKLSEGKYVLLLNPDTVLEKNSIKVMYDFLESNPTYGACAPLMKNPDGSIQYSVRNFPTYWRMFCEFSLLAYIFPNTKLFGSWKAKYLDYSLEQDIEQPMAAAFMIRAELLAKTGNMDERFRMFFNDVDLCKKVYDSGSKIRLLPSSVVTHEHGASIKKDRANMIRIWNDDCAKYFEKHFGRSLLLLWLKINLKISGAIRILFAGKN; this is encoded by the coding sequence ATGAAAGATATTTCGGTAATAATAGTAACCTGGAACAGCGCTGATGAAATTGTGAAGTGCATAAATTCAGTAATTGATGCATCCGGAAACCTTAACACGGAATTGATCATAATTGATAATAATTCCTCTGATAATTCCTTTGAGCTTGTGAATAAGATCAACTTCCCAAAACTTAATACGGTTAAGAATCCCGAAAATCTTGGTTACACAAAGGCTGTAAACCAGGGAATAAAATTATCGGAGGGTAAATATGTGTTACTATTGAACCCGGATACAGTTTTGGAAAAAAACAGCATCAAAGTGATGTATGATTTTCTGGAATCCAATCCAACCTACGGGGCATGCGCGCCATTGATGAAAAATCCTGATGGCAGCATTCAGTATTCCGTCAGAAACTTTCCAACTTACTGGCGAATGTTCTGTGAGTTCAGTCTGCTTGCATACATTTTCCCCAATACAAAACTATTTGGCTCATGGAAAGCGAAATACCTGGACTATTCACTTGAACAGGATATTGAGCAGCCTATGGCTGCTGCATTCATGATACGCGCTGAGCTTCTGGCCAAAACAGGTAATATGGATGAGCGCTTCAGAATGTTCTTTAATGATGTTGACCTGTGTAAAAAGGTTTATGATTCAGGGTCTAAAATTCGGCTTCTCCCCTCTTCTGTTGTTACCCACGAGCATGGCGCCAGCATTAAAAAAGACCGGGCTAACATGATAAGGATTTGGAACGATGACTGCGCGAAGTATTTTGAAAAACACTTCGGCAGAAGCCTTTTGCTTTTATGGCTTAAAATAAACCTGAAGATATCCGGTGCGATCAGAATATTGTTTGCAGGCAAAAATTAA
- a CDS encoding enoyl-CoA hydratase/isomerase family protein → MPNTSKKKNIYSGKSPKSFKFKHIIYKKEGYKALITINRVKVLNCLDLTTIHELTAAFKDASWDDNIAVIILTGAGKQAFSTGADLNEQQEYFLGNPNDYYKWMYEFIQLHEVMRNVGKPTIARLNGIVVGGGNELNMSCDLAIAADHIYIRQVGAARGSVAAAGATQFLPIMVGDRRAREILFLCEEIPAAKALEWGLVNQVVPYEKLDEAVEIMAKKLYNKLPECLRYTKQQLNFWRDLSWHTTIGHARDWLSLHNLSGEVKEGISAFNRKRGVNYKKVRKTK, encoded by the coding sequence ATGCCAAATACATCTAAAAAGAAAAATATTTATTCAGGGAAATCACCCAAAAGCTTTAAATTCAAACATATAATTTACAAAAAAGAGGGCTATAAAGCTCTCATTACCATAAACAGGGTTAAGGTTCTTAACTGTCTGGATTTAACAACCATCCATGAGCTAACCGCTGCATTCAAGGATGCTTCGTGGGATGATAATATTGCCGTCATAATACTCACCGGTGCCGGCAAACAGGCCTTTTCAACCGGGGCTGACCTGAACGAGCAGCAGGAGTATTTTCTGGGCAACCCGAATGATTATTATAAATGGATGTATGAATTTATCCAGCTTCACGAAGTGATGCGCAATGTTGGCAAGCCAACAATTGCCAGGCTCAACGGTATAGTTGTTGGCGGCGGTAACGAGCTTAACATGAGCTGTGACCTTGCTATAGCTGCAGATCATATCTACATCAGGCAGGTTGGCGCAGCAAGAGGCAGCGTAGCTGCCGCAGGTGCAACTCAGTTTTTACCTATTATGGTTGGCGATAGACGCGCCCGTGAAATATTATTCCTTTGTGAAGAGATACCTGCTGCAAAAGCGCTGGAGTGGGGACTTGTTAACCAGGTTGTTCCTTACGAAAAATTAGATGAAGCAGTTGAGATCATGGCAAAGAAGCTTTATAACAAGCTGCCTGAGTGCCTAAGATATACAAAGCAGCAATTGAACTTCTGGCGTGATCTTTCATGGCATACAACTATTGGACATGCCCGTGACTGGCTCTCACTTCATAACCTGAGCGGAGAAGTAAAAGAAGGCATCAGCGCATTTAACCGGAAACGCGGAGTGAACTATAAAAAAGTCCGAAAAACCAAGTAA